In Chaetodon trifascialis isolate fChaTrf1 chromosome 8, fChaTrf1.hap1, whole genome shotgun sequence, the DNA window CGATGTAGTTCTGGTGTGGAACAGATGCAGGTGTGAAGTGGTCGGGCGGAGTGGAAACTGGGAGTGTAAAGCTATGGGCTGAAGGGGCTGCCGGATGTACAGAGACGGTCTGCTCTGCGTCCTCACAGGACTGGCCTGAGGCATGACGTCCACTCTGCGAACGGTCCCTGCAACCAGAGACCCAGGAGAGCCGGGACTCTCCACCCTGGCAGGTCCGGAGGCTTTTAACCTCACCTTTGCTGGACTGGACCAGTCAGGGCGGGGAGGTGGACACGGCTTCTCCTTTTTCTGCGTAGGTGTGGAGCAAGGAGAGCTTTGTGAAGTCGTGGCACAATCAGCTTTACTGTCCCCTGAGTCTATAGCAGCACCAGATTGAGGTCCATCACTCACACCACTGATCAGGTTACTCAGGTGCTTCAAATCGAGCTGGACTccctctttctttgtttttgtcggGGTCTGTGTCTTCCTGGTGGGCTGCAGAGCGATGGTGGGGTTCAGCAGAGGCTTCTGCACGTCAGGAGGCCTGACCGGCTGCTGTTTAGAAAGAGCCACCTGACTCTTGACATATTTAGCCTTGTCTGCTTCCAGCCTCTCCACCGCACTCTGCTTTGGTCTGGCGGGGAACTGCCGGTAGAAGTCTGGCCCCACTGGCCCTTTCGGCCGCAAGCGTGGTGGTTTAGCAGCTATAGCGGTGCTCGCCGGTTGCCTCGCTGGGCGTTGGAGAGTCTCCAAAGGCATTTTATAAAACTAGTAGTACCTGTCCTTGTGCAGGTGTCTTGAAATAAATACCCTTGATTCTGCGGAAACTGCAAAGTTATCCTGtatctgtgcgtctgtgtggcTCTCTGATGGTCAGCTCCACTCCATTTTTGAACAGATGTAGCCTCGGCATCTCAGTTGAAGATCATCCTGTGGAAAAGAGACACACCAGTCAGGAGAGTGTGTGAAGGATAGACAGCTCACGAGTCAATAAAAACGTTCATCTTAAAAGACAGGCAAGCTTTTTCAGACCCTTTTTAGTCCTCtaacacagacaggacagagccAACCCATAAACCCTCCCCTTTCTTTGAgactgcagccaatcagcttccaGAATCCCTCCCCATCGTACAAGTTAATTGACTGCCAGCACATACGGATTCAAACAATTACCCACGGTCATCCATCtctctgcagacaaacagagtaAAACTGAcacttcattttcagtcagtaGACGGCTGTGAAAAGAGTGGccgaagtgtgtgtgtgtgtgtgtgtgtgtgtgtgtgtgaggggtgaTGGGGAGGTGCATCAGGACAGCTGTCAACAAGCCATTGTCTGGGGGCAATACAGAgcaagtcacacacacaccaacagctgcCACTATGGGAACAATGGCTGCATCTTTAAATAAAGCAGCCAGTTGCCAGGGTTTGCATCGGCCTTGTTCCTGAGCTGCAAGCCTCTGTAGCTTAGATAAAGTCAGAACAACGAGGTTCAACTTAGCATCTGTTAACCCAGCCCTCTTTGTGCACACTTCTAACTGTGGTTGAGGTCACAATAATGAACTTGATTAAATACAGTCACTCTGTATACTtaagatactgtgtgtgtatgtgtccgtgtgtgtgtgtgcttgaaatATGGCGCTTGAACAATCTGCATCTGCTACTCACATTCTCCACATAGTTGCCATTCCAGGCTGAGCCAGGTCAAACTCCTGCTGCTACAGCTGATAGAAACTTTATGTACCTCCACTCTTACCTGCCTCCAAGTTCACAGATCTGCCCCCGTTTACCAAAACAAAGGGATCTCCCTTAAAGACAGCCAGCGCCGTGATGTGTATCATTAAGGTAGCAGGCCGGAGTCGTTACAAACCAGAGAGGAATGTCAAGAGGTGggtcagacaaacaaaaatagagCCACTAATTTAGTGGTGGTTCTGAGTCAAGTGCTGGCATGCTACTGAGAGTAAATGACAAAGAGAGAGCGAAGCAGGAAGCcgaagagaaatgaaagagaaacacaaagaggcagGTAAACAGCAGCACAATATGTTGGCCCACGTATGCTCAAGGCCTACACAAGTCCTGCCCTGACAAGCTCAGGTCTGCCTGTATGAAGGTgtaggtttttttgtttgtttgtttttttgtcatttctacACAAAACTCACCTTGGCTCTCCCTGCTGGTCTCCAGATCCTGTCCTTGGCTTCTGGTCTTAGCCTGgcaaacacactgtgctgtcCTGCTGAGGAGATTCTCTATGAGAGCAACTCAAGACAAACCTGTTTGACAACTCATGTGTGCTCCTCCTGAGCCCGCCCCCTCGTGCTGATTGGCCCATCCACTCTCCTGCGGGGATAGAAGCTGACTTCTGCGGTCACGTGACCACAGCCATTGTTTTATGTTGCAAGCTGGATGATAAgcactttgtgtttgctgctatCATAATTCATCAGCGCTGCATGCCAGCACAGCTCCTGCTGTTCAAAGGTCTGTGTGT includes these proteins:
- the fam110a gene encoding protein FAM110A — translated: MPLETLQRPARQPASTAIAAKPPRLRPKGPVGPDFYRQFPARPKQSAVERLEADKAKYVKSQVALSKQQPVRPPDVQKPLLNPTIALQPTRKTQTPTKTKKEGVQLDLKHLSNLISGVSDGPQSGAAIDSGDSKADCATTSQSSPCSTPTQKKEKPCPPPRPDWSSPAKVRLKASGPARVESPGSPGSLVAGTVRRVDVMPQASPVRTQSRPSLYIRQPLQPIALHSQFPLRPTTSHLHLFHTRTTSGPLKPVVAPLKPDNPPASPAGTPASPPPPQNLPLFPPSSPAITRLSSSSSRKRPSLTRSKSDMSDRCSRAGTELERFFNLCGLDPADLQEWTGSSSDIVSMARFRSVSAPGSECAGSVREDEDEEDEVDAGNAASRVPYGVSVIERNARVIKWLYGLRHAKDNASKSTNL